The following are from one region of the Salvelinus fontinalis isolate EN_2023a chromosome 5, ASM2944872v1, whole genome shotgun sequence genome:
- the etfbkmt gene encoding electron transfer flavoprotein beta subunit lysine methyltransferase: MLTRLGVFGYMNIVKTLCTSTNRYLQGFASDNDIKNFIIENTEIVRKHNLTPEIHLRLFTPNCRFWHARPELWPFSDPFWAIYWPGGQALARYLLSNPGVSQGKRVLDLGCGCGASAIAAKFCGASHVVANDIDPVAAIATQLNCELNGLNPLPCDTENVISSEPKEYDLILLGDMFYEEALADSLHSWLNCCIQTHGTQVLIGDPGRAQFEGHGIRRLLRQEAQFELPKAVREENYGLTCSTVWRYLPEL, from the exons atgTTAACCAGGCTTGGAGTTTTTGGTTATATGAACATTGTCAAAACACTTTGCACTAGTACAAATAGGTACCTTCAAGGCTTCGCCTCGGATAATGATATAAAGAACTTTATTATAGAAAACACTGAGATAGTAAGAAAGCATAACTTGACCCCAGAAATCCATTTGAGACTGTTCACCCCAAATTGTCGGTTTTGGCATGCAAGACCAGAACTGTGGCCTTTCTCTGACCCATTCTGGGCAATATACTGGCCAGGGGGACAAGCACTCGCCAG GTATCTATTGAGTAACCCTGGAGTGTCGCAGGGCAAGAGAGTGTTAGATCTGGGGTGCGGCTGTGGAGCCTCTGCTATAGCTGCCAAGTTCTGCGGTGCTTCTCATGTAGTAGCCAATGACATCGACCCTG TTGCAGCCATCGCAACCCAGCTGAACTGTGAGCTGAATGGCCTGAACCCCCTCCCTTGTGATACGGAGAATGTGATTAGTTCAGAGCCCAAGGAATATGACCTCATCCTCCTGGGAgacatgttctatgaggaggcGTTGGCAGACAGCCTTCACAGCTGGTTAAACTGCTGCATCCAGACCCACGGGACACAGGTCCTGATAGGAGACCCGGGGAGGGCCCAGTTTGAAGGACACGGCATCAGGAGGCTCCTGCGTCAGGAGGCTCAGTTTGAACTGCCTAAAGCTGTCAGAGAGGAGAACTATGGACTGACCTGCAGCACTGTGTGGCGCTACCTGCCTGAACTCTGA
- the LOC129855049 gene encoding E3 ubiquitin-protein ligase RFWD3-like, protein MEAMEVDLQLGVPRREPEPDAMAGNVELPIIIPDSGSETEVEDEADAAPLDPPRLPTTWAFSQNRIRVEGQVGPRIRMEGHIGPSVTTAAALRQRRARPGVRALYPTQTSPSASRFLDFLLRVPAANPDSGNTTESSESEDEADPHDPDEPAVPSSLGINPPVAATPLQGLNPSDSNATTVAARTETGNQVNPESVTAPVATSGAALRSSQGDEGEGETCSICFEPWTTSGEHRLATLRCGHLFGYTCIGRWVKGQGQGAKCPQCNKKAKRSDIVLLYARKLRAVDNTEQENMKRSLEQEQSMRRNAELESAQCRLQLQVMTDECGKLRKQIQELKTLMAQPGCRPSKNSGASLSGLSQRQDSTQGGHYVFSKAVLVSQAGGCRVLSYCEPLSCLLASLPSPHTTLVPGYGVKKVSTVNLKACQYVPIHVKQIRGLAFNRQADSLLLSAALDNTIKLTSLMTNTVVQTYNTGKPVWSCCWCLDNNNYVYAGLSNGSVLVYDTRDTSTHVQELQPLRSRCPVASLSYVPRASSSSFPCGGLIAGSLEGGCFWEQVDSTTYRPHILPLETGGCTDIQVEPESRHCLVTYRPGRSNPSLRCVLMELNRTLQQDVAQEPLCSCYPVQTFSAGSSCKVLTKNAVFRSPAGKGSTLVCAGDESTNSTMVWDAGSGSLIQKLPADLPVLDICPFEVNQGSYLASLTEKMLKIYKWE, encoded by the exons ATGGAGGCGATGGAGGTGGACTTGCAGCTGGGGGTCCCCAGGAGGGAACCAGAACCAGATGCTATGGCAGGCAATGTGGAGCTCCCTATCATCATCCCTGACTCTGGCAGCGAAACTGAGGTTGAGGACGAGGCAGACGCGGCTCCCCTAGACCCGCCACGACTCCCGACCACCTGGGCGTTCAGTCAGAACCGAATCAGAGTGGAGGGTCAAGTTGGGCCCAGGATCAGAATGGAGGGTCATATTGGGCCCAGCGTCACTACAGCAGCAGCCCTGAGGCAGCGGAGAGCCAG GCCAGGCGTCAGGGCGCTCTACCCCACCCAGACCTCTCCCTCTGCTAGCCGCTTCCTAGATTTCCTGCTGCGAGTCCCTGCAGCCAACCCTGACTCTGGCAATACCACTGAGTCGAGCGAGTCAGAGGATGAGGCAGACCCCCACGACCCTGACGAACCTGCTGTTCCCTCCAGCCTAGGAATTAACCCTCCTGTGGCAGCCACGCCACTGCAAGGCCTAAATCCTTCAG ATTCTAATGCAACCACAGTGGCTGCGAGGACAGAGACTGGAAATCAAGTGAATCCTGAG AGTGTAACAGCCCCAGTGGCCACCAGTGGTGCGGCTCTTCGTTCGTCCCAaggagatgagggggagggggagacctGCTCTATCTGCTTTGAGCCCTGGACCACGTCAGGGGAGCACCGCCTGGCCACCCTGCGCTGCGGACATCTCTTCGGCTACACCTGCATTGGCCGCTGGGTGAAGGGCCAGGGCCAGGGAGCCAAGTGTCCCCAG TGCAACAAGAAGGCCAAGCGCTCTGATATCGTCCTCCTGTACGCACGCAAGCTGAGGGCTGTGGACAACACAGAGCAGGAGAATATGAAGAG GTCATTGGAGCAGGAGCAGTCAATGCGTAGGAATGCTGAACTAGAGTCAGCCCAGTGCCGGCTACAACTGCAGGTGATGACAGACGAATGTGGGAAACTACGCAAGCAGATACAG GAGTTGAAGACACTGATGGCCCAGCCTGGCTGTAGGCCCTCTAAGAACTCAGGGGCCTCTCTCTCCGGGCTCTCACAGAGACAGGACAGCACCCAGGGGGGCCACTACGTCTTCTCCAAGGCCGTGCTAGTGTCCCAGGCGGGGGGCTGcagggtgctgtcctactgtGAACCCCTCAGCTGCCTGCTGGCCTCCCTTCCCTCCCCACACACCACCCTGGTGCCCG GCTACGGTGTGAAGAAGGTGAGTACGGTGAATCTGAAGGCATGCCAGTACGTTCCCATCCATGTCAAACAGATCAGAGGCCTGGCATTCAACAGACAAGCTGACAGCCTCCTGCTCTCTGCTGCCCTGGACAACACCATCAAACTCACCAG tctaaTGACCAACACAGTGGTGCAGACGTACAACACGGGTAAGCCAGTGTGGAGCTGTTGCTGGTGCCTGGACAACAACAACTATGTGTACGCTGGTCTCAGTAACGGCTCTGTGCTGGTGTATGACACCAGAGACACCAGCACACACGTCCAGGAGCTGCAGCCACTACGCTCTAG GTGTCCCGTGGCCTCCCTGTCCTACGTGCCTCGCGCCTCCTCCAGCTCGTTCCCGTGTGGCGGCCTCATCGCAGGTTCTCTGGAGGGGGGCTGCTTCTGGGAGCAGGTGGACAGCACCACTTACAGACCCCACATTTTGCCCCTGGAGACAGGAGGCTGCACAGACATCCAGGTGGAGCCAGAGAGCAGACACTGTCTTGTCACCTACAGACCAG GGCGCTCCAACCCGTCTCTGCGTTGTGTTCTGATGGAGCTGAACAGGACTCTACAGCAGGATGTGGCCCAGGAGCCCTTGTGTTCCTGCTACCCTGTCCAGACCTTCAGCGCCGGCTCTTCTTGCAAAGTGCTCACCAAGAACGCTGTGTTCAGAAGCCCGGCCGGGAAGGGCTCCACTTTGGTCTGTGCCGGGGACGAGTCCACTAACTCCACCATG GTGTGGGATGCAGGGAGTGGATCCCTGATTCAGAAGTTGCCTGCTGACCTCCCAGTGTTGGACATCTGCCCGTTTGAGGTGAATCAGGGCAGTTACCTGGCCTCGCTCACTGAGAAGATGCTCAAAATCTACAAGTGGGAATAA